Proteins encoded in a region of the Solanum dulcamara chromosome 9, daSolDulc1.2, whole genome shotgun sequence genome:
- the LOC129903882 gene encoding uncharacterized protein LOC129903882 — MLFADDIVLIDETRRGVNAKLEDWRHILESKGFKLSRTKTEYLECKFSKTPQEVGVEVRLGAQAIQKRSSCKYLGSIIQGSGEIDDDVTHRIGVGWMKWRLASGVLCDKNVPPKLKGKFYKVVVRPAMLYGAECWPVKTSHIQKMKVAEMRMLRWMCGHTRSDRIRNEAIRDKVGVASVEDKMREMRLRWYGHVKRRDTDAPVRRCERLAMDGYRRSRGRPKKYWGEVIRQDMARLHLTEDMNLDRRVWRTHIRVEG; from the coding sequence atgcttttcgcggatgacatagtcctgatcgatgagactcgccgtggagttaacgctaagctggaggattggagacatatcttggagtctaaagggtttaagttgagtaggacaaagacagagtacttagagtgcaagttcagtaagacacctcaggaggttggcgttgaagttaggcttggtgctcaggccatccaaaagagaagtagttgcaagtatcttgggtctatcatacaaggcagcggggagattgacgatgatgtcacacatcgtattggggtagggtggatgaaatggaggctcgcttccggagtgctatgtgacaagaatgtgccaccaaaacttaagggcaagttctacaaagtggtggttagaccggctatgctgtatggggcggagtgttggccagttaagacttctcacattcaaaagatgaaagttgctgagatgagaatgctgagatggatgtgtgggcacactaggagcgacaggattagaaatgaggctattcgggacaaggtaggagtggcctcagtagaagacaagatgcgggaaatgcgactgagatggtatggacatgtgaagaggagagacacagatgccccagtgcggaggtgtgagaggctggccatggatggttacagaagaagtaggggtaggccaaagaagtattggggagaggtgattagacaggacatggcgcggTTACatcttacggaggacatgaacttagataggagggtgtggaggacccacattagggtagaaggctag